From one Sporanaerobacter acetigenes DSM 13106 genomic stretch:
- a CDS encoding alpha-ketoacid dehydrogenase subunit beta, which yields MANEMKEMTYKEAVKLAMVEEMRRDENVFLMGEDVGLYGGAFGVSVGMLDEFGEERVRDTPISEAVIAGAAAGAAVTGMRPIAEIMFMDFSTIAMDALVNQAAKMRYMFGGKAKVPMVLRCPGGSGTGAAAQHSQSLEAWFCHVPGLKVVVPSTAKDAKGLLKAAIRDDNPVVFVEQKTLYKIKGEVPMDEEFIIPLGKGEIKKEGKDVTIISYGRMLPRALKVAEEMESEGISVEVLDPRTLVPLDKELIIESVKKTGRVILVNEACKTGGYLGEIASVIVESEAFDYLDAPIVRLAGLDVPVPYNPELEKAIVPSEEQIREAVLKVMNR from the coding sequence ATGGCAAATGAAATGAAAGAAATGACATATAAAGAAGCTGTTAAATTGGCAATGGTTGAGGAAATGAGAAGAGATGAAAATGTATTTTTGATGGGTGAAGACGTAGGTCTATATGGCGGTGCTTTTGGAGTATCTGTAGGCATGCTTGATGAATTTGGAGAAGAAAGAGTTAGAGACACTCCTATATCAGAAGCTGTAATAGCAGGAGCAGCAGCAGGAGCAGCTGTTACAGGAATGAGACCAATAGCCGAAATTATGTTTATGGACTTCTCAACAATAGCAATGGATGCATTGGTGAATCAAGCTGCTAAAATGAGATATATGTTTGGTGGAAAAGCTAAAGTACCAATGGTTTTAAGGTGCCCTGGTGGTTCAGGAACAGGAGCAGCAGCTCAGCACTCTCAAAGTTTAGAAGCTTGGTTCTGTCATGTACCTGGACTAAAAGTAGTAGTACCTAGTACAGCAAAAGATGCAAAGGGGCTTTTGAAGGCAGCAATTAGAGATGACAATCCAGTCGTATTTGTTGAACAAAAAACTCTTTATAAAATAAAAGGTGAAGTTCCTATGGACGAAGAGTTTATAATTCCTCTAGGAAAAGGTGAAATAAAGAAAGAAGGAAAAGATGTAACAATCATTAGCTATGGTAGAATGCTTCCAAGGGCACTAAAAGTAGCAGAAGAAATGGAAAGTGAAGGTATCAGTGTAGAAGTATTAGACCCTAGAACTCTAGTACCATTGGATAAAGAATTGATAATTGAATCAGTAAAGAAAACAGGAAGGGTAATACTAGTAAATGAAGCATGCAAAACTGGAGGATATTTAGGAGAAATAGCTTCAGTTATAGTAGAAAGCGAAGCTTTTGACTATCTTGATGCACCAATAGTTAGATTAGCAGGATTAGATGTGCCAGTACCATACAACCCTGAATTAGAAAAAGCAATAGTTCCAAGTGAAGAACAAATAAGAGAAGCAGTACTCAAAGTTATGAACCGATAG
- a CDS encoding sigma 54-interacting transcriptional regulator translates to MKEKLKKLIEREDKKNPYTDEQISEFLQVSRELVTNLRNELNIPNSRGRRMSNLVDIVNSILEKDENISERDLTQKVNEKGFKVSRHTIRECKKEIGLQKRGSIKKTNENIDNSIQKENTNSIGLNKPEEGYKAFKNIIGSEGSLKPHIQLAKAAVLYPPHGLHTLILGATGVGKSELAAAMYEFAKESGTISKEMPFIIFNCADYADNPQLLMSQLFGYAKSAFTGAEEDKEGLVEKANESVIFLDEVHRLPAEGQELLFYIIDKGKFRRLGETDKERHVQVTIIAATTENPDSTLLATFRRRIPMIIELPTLSERPLNERLDIIKEFYRKEANRTQNSVKVKNEALGALLLYDCPGNIGQLRSDIQVSCARSFLNCVVNRGDVMEVSINELPLSAKKGLLKIRNNRKEMQELTGNVDIVIHPDNNPMKMTPYENLYILPNEIYGYIENRYNELNEQNINQEAINHIIGVEMEGKLEDLMNKVRRNTRPLEKKDLMKIVGPEIINVVEKIIKVARWRLGINADDLYYVLAAHLSTTIERVKQGKEAKNPQLDKIKRDYKEEFEVAKEMVAIIEKELNVELSEDEAGFITMYLRMTREEENKVEGRVGVILISHGNVASGMAEVANKLLGVNHVKAIEMALDEKPEMALERATEMAKIADEGKGVLLLVDMGSLVTFGELITKRTGIRTRSIARTDTLMVVEAVRRSILPDADLDEIADALEEEPKYITKVATRKGKDKNKPKVILTMCITGQGSAKKIKELIENLVNEYDESVNIIPIGAVYEDVNIIIENIEKTNEILAIIGTVDPKIDRIPYISLENIISGNIEEKIKEVLFDAKLDVKRGKELKVVDILDSRTTIFNMKTSSKEETIKKLSELLSENNYVDESFFSSVVDRERIGSTNLTKGVAIPHGDPAGVIKPGIGLGILENEIDWDGQKTGVVALLAFDETCIELVREISNFFHEEGNYEKLKKSTEINEIIQLFRR, encoded by the coding sequence ATGAAAGAAAAATTAAAAAAGTTAATAGAAAGAGAAGACAAAAAAAATCCTTATACAGATGAACAAATTTCAGAATTTCTTCAAGTGAGTAGAGAATTGGTAACTAACTTACGAAATGAGTTAAATATACCAAATTCCAGAGGAAGAAGGATGAGCAATTTAGTCGATATAGTAAATTCTATATTGGAGAAGGATGAAAATATTTCAGAAAGAGATTTGACTCAAAAAGTAAATGAAAAGGGATTTAAGGTTTCTAGGCATACTATCAGAGAATGCAAAAAAGAAATTGGGCTTCAAAAAAGAGGAAGTATTAAAAAGACAAATGAGAACATTGACAATTCTATACAGAAGGAAAATACAAATTCGATTGGTCTAAACAAGCCAGAAGAGGGTTATAAAGCTTTTAAAAATATTATAGGTTCAGAGGGAAGTCTAAAGCCACACATTCAATTGGCAAAAGCGGCTGTACTCTATCCCCCTCATGGTCTTCATACACTGATATTAGGAGCTACGGGAGTAGGTAAAAGTGAATTAGCTGCTGCAATGTATGAATTTGCCAAAGAGTCTGGAACTATTTCTAAAGAAATGCCTTTTATTATATTTAACTGCGCAGATTATGCAGACAATCCCCAACTTCTTATGTCGCAATTGTTTGGTTATGCAAAGAGTGCTTTTACAGGAGCAGAAGAAGACAAGGAAGGTTTAGTAGAAAAAGCCAATGAGAGTGTTATTTTTCTAGATGAAGTTCATCGATTACCTGCAGAAGGTCAAGAATTGCTATTTTATATTATAGATAAGGGCAAATTTAGAAGACTAGGGGAAACAGATAAAGAAAGGCATGTACAAGTTACAATTATTGCCGCTACTACTGAAAATCCAGATTCAACTCTATTAGCTACCTTTAGAAGAAGAATTCCAATGATAATTGAACTTCCAACTTTAAGTGAAAGACCATTGAATGAAAGATTAGACATAATAAAAGAATTTTACAGAAAAGAAGCTAATAGAACTCAAAATTCAGTTAAGGTTAAAAATGAAGCACTAGGAGCATTGCTATTGTATGATTGTCCAGGAAACATTGGACAGCTTAGAAGTGATATACAAGTATCTTGTGCTAGAAGTTTTCTTAACTGTGTTGTGAATCGTGGAGATGTAATGGAAGTTAGTATAAATGAATTGCCTTTGAGTGCTAAAAAAGGGCTACTTAAGATACGAAACAATAGAAAAGAAATGCAAGAATTGACGGGCAATGTAGATATAGTTATACATCCTGACAATAATCCCATGAAAATGACACCTTATGAAAATTTATATATTCTTCCAAATGAAATATATGGATATATTGAAAATAGGTACAATGAGCTGAATGAACAAAATATAAATCAAGAAGCTATAAATCACATCATTGGAGTTGAAATGGAAGGTAAATTAGAGGATTTAATGAATAAAGTTAGACGAAATACAAGGCCTTTAGAAAAAAAGGATTTAATGAAAATAGTTGGACCTGAAATAATAAATGTGGTTGAGAAGATAATTAAAGTGGCTAGATGGAGATTAGGAATAAATGCTGATGATTTATATTATGTATTGGCAGCTCATTTGAGTACGACTATTGAAAGAGTAAAACAAGGAAAAGAGGCAAAAAATCCACAACTTGACAAGATAAAAAGAGACTACAAAGAGGAATTTGAAGTTGCAAAGGAAATGGTAGCTATTATTGAAAAAGAATTAAATGTAGAACTTTCAGAAGATGAAGCAGGATTTATAACAATGTATTTGAGAATGACAAGAGAAGAAGAAAACAAAGTTGAAGGACGAGTAGGTGTAATACTCATATCCCATGGAAATGTGGCAAGTGGTATGGCTGAAGTGGCTAACAAGCTACTAGGTGTAAATCATGTAAAAGCTATAGAAATGGCTCTAGATGAAAAGCCAGAGATGGCATTAGAACGAGCTACAGAAATGGCTAAGATTGCAGATGAGGGAAAAGGAGTACTTTTACTGGTAGATATGGGGTCCTTGGTGACTTTTGGAGAATTGATAACTAAAAGAACTGGAATTAGAACTCGAAGTATTGCAAGAACTGATACTTTAATGGTGGTAGAGGCCGTTAGAAGATCTATTCTTCCTGATGCAGATTTAGATGAAATTGCAGACGCGTTGGAAGAAGAACCTAAATATATAACAAAGGTGGCAACTAGAAAAGGAAAAGATAAAAACAAGCCTAAAGTTATTTTAACAATGTGCATAACAGGTCAAGGATCAGCTAAAAAGATAAAGGAATTGATAGAGAATCTAGTCAATGAATATGATGAGTCAGTAAATATAATTCCAATAGGAGCTGTATATGAAGATGTAAATATAATAATAGAGAATATAGAAAAGACTAATGAGATACTGGCTATTATAGGAACAGTAGATCCTAAAATAGATAGAATACCATATATATCATTAGAAAATATAATATCAGGTAATATTGAAGAGAAAATTAAGGAAGTTTTATTTGATGCTAAATTAGATGTAAAAAGAGGTAAAGAATTAAAAGTTGTAGATATATTAGATTCTAGGACAACAATATTTAATATGAAGACAAGTTCAAAAGAAGAAACTATAAAAAAACTTTCTGAACTTCTTTCTGAAAACAATTATGTTGATGAAAGTTTTTTTAGTTCAGTAGTAGATAGAGAAAGAATTGGTTCAACAAATTTAACTAAAGGAGTAGCTATCCCTCATGGGGATCCAGCAGGGGTTATAAAACCTGGAATCGGTTTAGGAATATTAGAAAACGAAATAGATTGGGATGGACAAAAGACAGGAGTTGTAGCATTGCTTGCTTTTGATGAAACTTGTATTGAACTTGTGAGAGAAATAAGTAATTTTTTCCATGAGGAAGGAAATTATGAAAAATTAAAAAAATCTACTGAAATTAATGAAATAATACAATTGTTTAGGAGGTAA
- a CDS encoding L-ribulose-5-phosphate 4-epimerase: MMLEQFRKQIVEIGIQLKEYKLISLTGGNVSGRDEETGLIAITPSGMEYEKLKPEDVVIVNIDGDIIEGNRKPSSDLITHLQIYKARKDINGIIHTHSTYASCFAVLNESIPVVSTTMANEVGGEVPVAKYAPVASEELGISIIENIGDQKAVLLQNHGVFTFGKDPHHALVAAVMLEDASKVYYLAKAIGEPIRLPEEEIKRANDLFKNVYGQR; the protein is encoded by the coding sequence ATGATGCTAGAACAATTTAGAAAACAAATCGTAGAAATAGGAATTCAATTGAAAGAATATAAATTGATATCACTAACTGGAGGAAATGTCAGCGGAAGAGATGAAGAAACAGGTTTGATAGCTATTACTCCAAGTGGAATGGAATACGAAAAATTGAAACCAGAAGATGTGGTTATAGTAAATATAGATGGAGATATAATCGAAGGAAACAGAAAACCTAGTTCAGATTTAATAACACATCTTCAAATATATAAGGCAAGAAAAGATATAAATGGAATTATTCATACTCACTCTACTTATGCCAGTTGTTTTGCTGTATTGAATGAAAGTATACCAGTAGTGTCTACAACTATGGCAAATGAAGTTGGCGGAGAAGTCCCTGTAGCTAAATATGCTCCTGTTGCTTCTGAAGAATTGGGAATAAGCATAATTGAAAATATTGGGGACCAAAAAGCTGTTTTGCTACAAAATCATGGCGTATTTACTTTTGGAAAAGATCCTCACCATGCGTTAGTAGCAGCTGTAATGCTAGAAGATGCCAGCAAGGTATATTATTTGGCTAAGGCTATAGGTGAACCAATTAGATTGCCAGAAGAAGAAATAAAAAGAGCTAATGATTTATTTAAAAATGTCTATGGACAAAGATAA
- a CDS encoding PTS sugar transporter subunit IIB, whose translation MVKILVACGTGICTSTMAADKLKKELEKRGKANNVSITQCKVAELSSKAADYDLIVATTQVSSKISTPVISGLPFLTGVGIDKVVDEVVEKLNL comes from the coding sequence ATGGTTAAAATATTAGTTGCATGTGGAACAGGTATCTGCACATCTACTATGGCTGCAGATAAATTAAAAAAAGAATTAGAAAAGAGAGGCAAAGCAAATAATGTTTCCATCACTCAATGTAAAGTAGCAGAATTGAGTTCAAAGGCAGCAGATTATGATTTGATAGTTGCTACTACTCAAGTATCTAGCAAAATTTCAACGCCTGTTATCTCTGGACTTCCATTTTTGACTGGAGTGGGAATTGATAAAGTTGTTGATGAAGTAGTTGAAAAACTAAATTTATAA
- a CDS encoding sugar-binding transcriptional regulator, translated as MDKTKERKLAEIAYMYYIDEMSQNQIAKEYGISRSMVSMMLNEARTKGIVRIEIKDSELYCFDLQRKMEKIFGLKKAIIVPRLSKNEDGLITQLADGATEYLSQIIDHNMTIAVSWGRTVYEVASRIRSNGKTNIVISPLVGGIGNEMNIYHSNVIADTMSKNLGASSLGLYSPVFVATKEVRNLIFNDKSIKKVIETSERADIAIVGIGSIAASTMADIGLLEEDDIKQLLDAGVIGDISTCFFDKNGQYTENIFSDRTVALSLEQLRKIPTIVAVAGGDKKIKAIHGALKGGLMDVLVTDEVVARSILKEYEEN; from the coding sequence ATGGATAAAACCAAAGAAAGGAAACTTGCGGAAATAGCTTATATGTACTATATAGATGAAATGAGTCAAAATCAAATAGCCAAAGAGTATGGAATTTCAAGGTCTATGGTATCTATGATGCTCAATGAAGCAAGGACAAAGGGAATTGTTAGAATTGAAATAAAAGATTCAGAACTATATTGTTTTGATTTGCAAAGAAAGATGGAAAAAATATTTGGACTAAAGAAAGCTATAATAGTACCTAGACTTTCGAAGAATGAAGATGGATTGATAACTCAATTGGCTGATGGAGCTACAGAATATTTAAGTCAAATAATTGATCACAATATGACAATAGCTGTTTCATGGGGGAGAACCGTATATGAAGTAGCAAGTAGAATTAGGTCAAATGGGAAAACAAATATAGTTATATCTCCGCTGGTTGGTGGAATTGGAAATGAGATGAACATTTATCATTCCAATGTAATAGCAGATACTATGTCTAAAAATTTAGGTGCAAGTTCTCTTGGATTGTATTCTCCAGTATTTGTTGCTACTAAAGAAGTAAGGAACTTGATATTTAACGATAAAAGTATAAAAAAGGTAATAGAAACCAGTGAAAGAGCTGATATTGCTATAGTAGGAATAGGAAGTATAGCTGCTTCAACTATGGCAGATATAGGACTTTTGGAAGAGGATGATATAAAGCAGTTGTTAGATGCTGGAGTCATTGGAGATATAAGCACTTGTTTTTTTGACAAAAATGGGCAGTACACAGAAAATATTTTTTCAGATAGAACTGTAGCTCTCAGTTTGGAGCAATTAAGAAAAATACCAACTATAGTTGCAGTAGCAGGAGGAGATAAAAAAATTAAAGCCATTCATGGAGCTCTTAAAGGTGGACTTATGGATGTACTTGTTACTGATGAAGTTGTTGCTAGAAGTATTTTAAAAGAGTATGAAGAAAATTAA
- a CDS encoding PTS galactitol transporter subunit IIC: protein MKVLDFIVGLGPQVMMPIIITIFGLVLGAKFGKSLRAGLTVGVGFVGLNLVIGLLGGTLGPAAQEMVQRLGLNLTVIDVGWPAAAAIAFASRVGAIIIPIGLLVNILMLVTNTTQTVNIDIWNYWHFAFTGALVQGATGSTALGILAAVLDMIIIMVIADLTAPGIEKYNGLPGISLPHGFSGAFVPIAIALNKVLDIIPGINKIEIDAEDLQEKFGVFGEPILIGTILGILIGIGAGYDVKGVLETGITLGAVLVLIPKMAAMLMEGLMPISDAAQSLIERKYKGKGKMYIGLDSAVGVGHPVTLAVSLVLVPVTILLAAVLPGNKVLPFADLAVIPFMLVMLVPITKGNVFRTFIIGLITISTGLLIATNLAPLHTQMAVNAKFQMPEGATMISSICDGANPLSWLFTRTMEFKVVGTVIMVAIALGLAIYNRKRIMNQNSEN, encoded by the coding sequence ATGAAAGTATTAGACTTTATTGTTGGACTTGGTCCACAAGTAATGATGCCTATTATAATAACTATTTTTGGATTAGTATTAGGCGCTAAATTTGGTAAATCTCTTAGAGCAGGTTTAACTGTAGGAGTAGGTTTTGTTGGATTGAATTTAGTTATTGGCCTTCTTGGGGGAACTCTGGGACCAGCAGCTCAAGAAATGGTTCAAAGATTAGGATTAAATTTGACGGTTATAGATGTTGGTTGGCCAGCAGCTGCAGCCATAGCTTTTGCTTCAAGAGTAGGCGCTATAATAATACCAATAGGATTGTTAGTGAATATTTTGATGTTGGTAACAAATACTACTCAAACAGTAAATATAGATATTTGGAATTATTGGCATTTTGCTTTTACTGGTGCATTGGTGCAAGGCGCTACAGGTAGTACAGCATTAGGAATACTTGCAGCAGTATTGGATATGATTATCATAATGGTTATTGCAGACTTAACTGCACCAGGAATTGAAAAATATAATGGACTTCCAGGAATTTCATTACCTCATGGATTTTCAGGAGCATTCGTTCCAATAGCTATTGCATTGAATAAAGTTCTTGATATAATCCCAGGAATAAATAAGATTGAAATCGATGCAGAAGATTTACAAGAAAAGTTTGGTGTATTCGGTGAACCTATATTGATAGGTACTATACTAGGGATACTAATAGGAATAGGTGCTGGCTATGATGTAAAAGGTGTTCTTGAAACAGGTATTACATTAGGCGCTGTACTAGTTCTAATTCCTAAAATGGCTGCTATGTTAATGGAAGGACTTATGCCAATATCTGATGCGGCTCAAAGCTTAATAGAAAGAAAATATAAAGGAAAAGGAAAGATGTATATTGGATTAGATTCAGCTGTTGGAGTTGGACATCCTGTAACTCTTGCTGTATCACTAGTACTTGTTCCAGTGACTATATTGTTAGCCGCAGTTCTTCCAGGAAACAAAGTTTTACCTTTTGCTGATTTAGCAGTTATACCATTTATGCTAGTAATGCTTGTTCCAATAACAAAAGGAAATGTATTTAGAACTTTCATCATTGGATTGATAACGATATCAACTGGACTATTGATTGCTACAAACTTAGCTCCATTACACACTCAAATGGCAGTAAATGCTAAATTTCAAATGCCAGAAGGAGCTACTATGATTTCAAGTATTTGTGATGGTGCAAACCCATTGTCATGGTTATTTACAAGAACTATGGAATTTAAAGTTGTTGGGACAGTAATCATGGTTGCTATTGCATTAGGACTTGCAATTTATAATAGAAAGAGAATTATGAATCAAAACTCTGAAAATTAA
- a CDS encoding PTS sugar transporter subunit IIA, translating to MKEPMELLKEELIFIDVEAKDRGEAIEKIAKELYRREYVKESYINAILDREKVFPTGLPTEKVGIAIPHTDAIHVNKSAMAIGVLKNPVIFQMMGMPEENVNVNIIFMMALNEPKGQIEMLQKLMSIFQNKSLLLKMRQAKTKEEIMKVFSNTI from the coding sequence ATGAAAGAGCCAATGGAACTTTTAAAAGAAGAATTAATTTTTATTGATGTTGAAGCAAAGGACAGAGGAGAAGCTATAGAAAAAATAGCCAAAGAATTATATAGAAGGGAATATGTAAAAGAAAGCTATATAAATGCAATATTAGATAGAGAAAAGGTATTTCCAACAGGATTGCCAACAGAAAAAGTAGGAATTGCAATACCTCATACGGATGCTATTCATGTAAACAAAAGTGCCATGGCTATTGGAGTGCTAAAAAATCCAGTTATATTTCAAATGATGGGAATGCCTGAGGAGAATGTAAATGTAAATATAATATTCATGATGGCTTTAAATGAGCCAAAGGGTCAAATTGAAATGTTACAAAAACTTATGTCAATATTTCAGAACAAGTCTCTTCTTCTAAAAATGAGACAAGCTAAGACTAAAGAAGAAATAATGAAGGTATTTTCTAATACAATATAG
- a CDS encoding thiamine pyrophosphate-dependent dehydrogenase E1 component subunit alpha produces the protein MTDISKETLLEMYKRMNEARSFEEKVSYFFARGMVHGTTHLSVGEEASGVASCMALNSDDLITSTHRGHSQVIGKGIDLNKMMAELLGKYTGYCKGKGGSMHIADVEAGNLGANGVVGGGHGIAVGAALTQQMKKTGKIVLCFFGDGASNEGSFHEALNLASVWKLPVIFYCENNLYGMSVPIEKSMNIKDIAKRADSYGIPGYIVDGNDAVAVYNTVKEASEYVRSGKGPVLIESKTYRWLGHSKSDAQIYRSKEEVEEWKKKCPIKRFRKYMLENNIATEEELDTIEKNARQAIEDAVEFANNSPNPPIETVTEDVYA, from the coding sequence ATGACTGATATTAGTAAAGAAACATTGTTGGAAATGTACAAAAGAATGAATGAAGCTAGGTCCTTTGAAGAAAAGGTAAGTTACTTTTTCGCAAGAGGAATGGTTCATGGGACAACCCATTTATCAGTAGGCGAGGAAGCATCAGGTGTTGCTTCATGTATGGCTTTAAATAGTGATGATTTGATTACGTCTACTCATAGAGGTCATAGTCAAGTTATAGGAAAAGGAATAGATTTAAATAAAATGATGGCTGAACTACTAGGAAAATATACAGGATATTGCAAGGGAAAAGGTGGTTCTATGCATATAGCTGATGTAGAAGCGGGGAATTTAGGTGCCAATGGAGTAGTTGGCGGAGGGCATGGAATAGCTGTTGGAGCAGCTCTTACTCAACAAATGAAGAAGACAGGCAAAATTGTACTCTGTTTTTTTGGAGATGGAGCTTCAAATGAGGGAAGTTTCCACGAAGCATTAAATTTAGCTTCTGTTTGGAAATTGCCAGTGATATTTTATTGTGAAAACAATCTATATGGTATGAGCGTACCTATAGAAAAATCAATGAATATCAAAGATATTGCTAAAAGAGCTGATTCTTATGGAATACCAGGATATATAGTAGATGGAAATGATGCAGTAGCAGTTTATAATACAGTGAAAGAAGCTAGTGAGTATGTAAGAAGTGGAAAAGGCCCAGTATTGATTGAAAGTAAGACATACAGATGGTTAGGTCATTCTAAATCAGATGCTCAAATATATAGAAGCAAAGAAGAAGTAGAAGAATGGAAAAAGAAATGTCCAATAAAGAGATTTAGAAAATATATGTTAGAAAACAATATAGCAACAGAAGAAGAACTAGATACAATAGAAAAAAATGCTAGACAGGCTATAGAAGATGCAGTGGAATTTGCAAACAACAGTCCAAATCCACCAATTGAAACTGTAACAGAAGATGTATATGCATAA
- a CDS encoding NAD(P)H-dependent oxidoreductase: MLGLNTKLAKLEEEGKTIRVGLVGAGQMGKGMVSQMKLMKGMTPSLVVDINLDNAVESFVLAGISKEDIVVAKTLEEVNVAMEQGKYVAAQDSEFAVKANLIDSVVDATGVPDIGAKLAIDSIFNKKHIVMLNVESDVVVGPILNKMARNAGVVYTGTAGDEPGAVKELYDFADAAGFDVLAIGKGKNNPVNLESTPDSVREQALKSGVSPKMLTSFKDGTKTMVEMTCMANATGYIPDVRGGHAPVAKVSELPQVFRLKSEGGILNQYKIVEYVNGIAPGVFIIVTSKLPQVHHEMQYLSMGEGPNYVLYRPYHLTSLETPLTVAKAVLDNEPTIIPMDGKPTAETITIAKKDLKAGEKLDGIGGFTVYGSIETYEISRKENLVPLGLINKNTVMKIDAKKGQPITYDMVELDKTTLIYKLRELQEHVIG, translated from the coding sequence ATGTTAGGACTTAATACTAAACTTGCCAAGTTAGAAGAAGAAGGTAAAACCATTAGAGTTGGGTTGGTTGGAGCTGGCCAAATGGGCAAAGGTATGGTTAGTCAAATGAAATTAATGAAAGGAATGACTCCATCATTAGTAGTAGATATAAATCTTGACAATGCAGTGGAATCATTTGTATTAGCTGGAATAAGTAAAGAAGACATAGTTGTTGCTAAAACTCTAGAAGAAGTAAATGTAGCAATGGAACAAGGTAAATATGTAGCAGCACAGGATTCAGAATTTGCAGTTAAAGCAAATCTTATTGATTCAGTAGTTGATGCAACTGGTGTTCCAGATATTGGAGCAAAGCTAGCCATAGATTCAATCTTCAATAAAAAACATATTGTTATGTTAAATGTAGAGTCAGATGTAGTAGTTGGACCAATACTTAACAAGATGGCTAGAAATGCAGGAGTAGTATATACAGGAACTGCTGGGGATGAACCAGGAGCTGTTAAAGAATTATATGATTTTGCTGATGCAGCTGGATTTGATGTTTTAGCTATTGGAAAGGGAAAAAATAATCCTGTAAATTTGGAATCAACTCCAGATAGCGTTCGTGAACAAGCTTTGAAATCAGGAGTTAGTCCTAAGATGCTTACTTCTTTTAAAGATGGTACAAAGACTATGGTTGAAATGACTTGTATGGCTAATGCTACAGGATATATTCCAGATGTAAGAGGCGGTCATGCTCCAGTAGCTAAAGTTTCAGAATTGCCACAAGTATTTAGATTGAAAAGTGAAGGTGGAATTTTAAATCAATATAAAATTGTTGAATATGTAAATGGAATCGCTCCTGGAGTATTTATAATTGTTACAAGTAAATTGCCACAGGTACATCATGAAATGCAATATTTAAGCATGGGTGAAGGACCTAACTATGTACTATATCGTCCATATCATTTAACAAGTCTTGAGACACCTTTAACAGTAGCCAAAGCAGTTCTTGACAATGAGCCAACAATCATACCTATGGATGGAAAACCAACAGCTGAAACTATTACTATAGCTAAAAAAGATTTAAAAGCTGGAGAAAAATTAGATGGAATAGGCGGATTTACAGTATATGGAAGCATAGAAACTTATGAAATATCAAGAAAAGAAAATCTAGTGCCCCTTGGATTAATCAATAAGAATACTGTGATGAAGATTGACGCTAAAAAAGGTCAACCAATTACTTATGATATGGTTGAATTAGATAAGACTACTTTAATATACAAACTTAGAGAATTGCAAGAACACGTTATAGGATAA